One window of Mesorhizobium loti R88b genomic DNA carries:
- a CDS encoding ABC transporter ATP-binding protein, whose product MSTIQLRNLTKTFGDFTALKTMDLDIADGEFMALLGPSGCGKSTTMNMIAGMEEPTSGRILFGERDMAGVPMGRRGVGFVFQNYAIFTHMTVRQNLAYGPRMRGAAKAEIDRRVGAIAELLQLTPLLDRKADRLSVNILQRVAIGRSAIMEPAIFLLDEPLSNVDAAFRAIMRTELKQLQRQFRQTMVYVTHDQLEAMTMADRIAVMDHGVLQQVGTPLEVYNNPVNVFVARFIGAPGMNLLKGRPAESDRGLVVDLGPLGVTPPLPDELAATLRGARGDVLYGFRPEQVALAQEGRGLAMPVTFVERIGARTIVHLGDGEGAVKAVFDNDVGLAIGRIAVVAPTASSVRVFDAASGLAMKAVNYG is encoded by the coding sequence ATGAGCACGATCCAGCTGCGCAACCTCACCAAGACGTTCGGCGACTTCACCGCGCTGAAGACCATGGACCTCGACATAGCGGATGGCGAGTTCATGGCGCTGCTTGGACCCTCGGGCTGCGGCAAGTCGACGACGATGAACATGATCGCCGGCATGGAAGAGCCGACCAGCGGCAGGATCCTGTTTGGCGAACGCGACATGGCCGGCGTGCCGATGGGCCGGCGCGGCGTCGGTTTCGTCTTCCAGAACTATGCCATCTTCACCCATATGACGGTGCGCCAGAACCTCGCCTACGGGCCGAGGATGCGCGGTGCCGCCAAGGCCGAGATCGACCGCCGCGTCGGCGCCATCGCCGAACTGCTGCAGCTGACGCCGCTGCTCGACCGCAAGGCTGACCGGCTGTCCGTCAACATCCTGCAGCGCGTGGCGATCGGCCGCTCGGCGATCATGGAGCCGGCGATCTTCCTGCTCGATGAGCCGCTCTCCAATGTCGACGCCGCCTTCCGGGCTATCATGCGCACCGAGCTCAAGCAGCTGCAGCGCCAGTTCAGGCAGACCATGGTCTATGTCACCCACGACCAGCTCGAAGCCATGACCATGGCCGACCGCATCGCCGTCATGGACCATGGCGTGCTGCAGCAGGTCGGCACGCCGCTCGAGGTCTACAACAACCCGGTCAATGTCTTCGTTGCGCGCTTCATCGGCGCGCCGGGCATGAACCTGCTCAAGGGCAGGCCGGCGGAAAGTGACCGGGGGCTGGTCGTCGATCTCGGGCCGCTGGGCGTCACACCGCCGCTGCCGGATGAACTGGCGGCGACCTTGCGCGGCGCGCGCGGCGACGTGCTCTACGGCTTCCGACCGGAGCAGGTGGCTCTGGCGCAGGAGGGGCGTGGGCTTGCCATGCCGGTCACCTTCGTCGAGCGCATCGGTGCGCGCACCATCGTCCATCTCGGTGACGGCGAGGGCGCCGTGAAGGCGGTCTTCGACAATGATGTCGGGCTGGCGATCGGGCGAATCGCGGTCGTCGCACCCACCGCGTCGTCGGTGCGTGTCTTTGATGCGGCCAGCGGCCTTGCGATGAAAGCGGTGAATTATGGCTGA
- a CDS encoding carbohydrate ABC transporter permease, with translation MSAVTVTVSEDDMNAVRAKPALRDEGARLGFRLTLPAQILVLFISVFPLLMQLYISVTDWSPLSGLGWWNAWEMWNSFANYTDLAADARFWSALKRTAIVMIVCVPAEFLLGLALATLFADDFPGKRIFYSILLMPMMVVPAVAGYMFFMLFQSGGPVNDILSAITGTRVTIAWLSDPTLALIAVMIADIWQWTPLMFLILLAGLVGVPEDQIKAATLLGANPWQRFVTIVLPKMKTIIIIALAIRVIENFKIFDTLYIMTGGGPGVATETISVYIYKVTTQDLIWGYVAAIALAILIVLSIVAVFAMKRMARARQVAA, from the coding sequence ATGAGCGCGGTGACCGTGACTGTTTCGGAGGACGACATGAACGCCGTCCGGGCAAAGCCGGCCCTGCGAGACGAGGGCGCGCGGCTGGGCTTTCGGCTGACGCTGCCGGCGCAGATCCTGGTGCTGTTCATCTCGGTGTTTCCACTGCTGATGCAGCTCTACATCAGCGTCACCGACTGGTCGCCGCTTTCGGGCCTCGGCTGGTGGAACGCCTGGGAGATGTGGAACAGCTTTGCCAACTACACCGACCTTGCCGCCGATGCACGGTTCTGGAGCGCGCTGAAGCGTACGGCGATCGTCATGATCGTCTGCGTGCCGGCCGAGTTCCTGCTGGGCCTCGCCCTGGCGACGCTGTTCGCCGACGATTTTCCAGGCAAGCGCATCTTCTATTCGATCCTGCTGATGCCGATGATGGTGGTGCCGGCGGTGGCCGGCTACATGTTCTTCATGCTGTTCCAGTCGGGTGGTCCGGTGAACGACATCCTGTCGGCCATCACGGGTACACGCGTCACCATCGCCTGGCTGTCGGACCCGACGCTGGCGCTGATCGCGGTGATGATCGCCGACATCTGGCAGTGGACGCCGCTGATGTTCCTGATCCTGCTTGCCGGGCTCGTCGGCGTGCCTGAGGATCAGATCAAGGCGGCGACCTTGCTCGGCGCCAATCCCTGGCAGCGCTTCGTCACCATCGTGCTGCCGAAGATGAAGACGATCATCATCATCGCGCTGGCGATCCGCGTGATCGAGAACTTCAAGATCTTCGACACGCTCTACATCATGACCGGAGGCGGTCCGGGCGTCGCCACCGAAACAATCTCGGTCTACATCTACAAGGTCACCACGCAGGACCTGATCTGGGGCTATGTCGCGGCGATCGCGCTCGCCATCCTGATCGTGCTCTCCATCGTCGCCGTGTTCGCCATGAAGCGCATGGCGCGGGCAAGGCAGGTGGCGGCATGA
- a CDS encoding 3-methyl-2-oxobutanoate hydroxymethyltransferase, which yields MSRKRPTVADLRAMKGKRQLTMLRVLNLDEAEAAERAGVDIVSVPPELVLNPQYRDAAPSLFTMPGENFFEVGTADDFVRWAFRLYKASADAVYCSAGYATIKRMADDAIPVIGHVGLIPSRATWTGGFKAVGKTADTAMQIFEAVKQLEAAGAIGAEIEVVPVEVAKAISERTPLIMLSMGAGTGCDAQYLFADDILGQNRGHMPRHSKVYRNFAAEYDRLQAERVAAFSEYVGDVNSGAYPEDRHIVHMDPAELRLFLDKVGRK from the coding sequence ATGAGCCGAAAGAGACCGACCGTCGCCGATTTGCGGGCGATGAAGGGCAAGCGCCAGCTGACCATGCTGCGTGTGCTCAACCTGGACGAGGCGGAGGCCGCCGAACGGGCAGGGGTCGACATCGTCTCGGTGCCGCCCGAGCTGGTGCTCAACCCGCAATACCGCGATGCGGCGCCCAGCCTTTTCACCATGCCGGGCGAGAATTTCTTCGAGGTCGGTACGGCGGATGATTTCGTCCGCTGGGCTTTCCGGCTCTACAAGGCAAGCGCCGATGCGGTCTATTGCAGCGCCGGCTATGCCACGATCAAGCGCATGGCCGACGACGCAATCCCGGTGATCGGCCATGTCGGGCTCATTCCTTCCCGCGCCACCTGGACCGGCGGCTTCAAGGCGGTCGGCAAGACCGCTGACACCGCCATGCAGATATTCGAGGCGGTGAAGCAACTGGAGGCGGCCGGCGCCATCGGTGCCGAGATCGAAGTTGTGCCGGTCGAGGTGGCCAAGGCGATCTCGGAGCGCACGCCGCTGATCATGCTGTCGATGGGAGCGGGCACAGGCTGCGACGCGCAATATCTGTTCGCCGACGACATTCTTGGCCAGAACCGGGGCCACATGCCGCGCCACTCCAAGGTCTACCGCAATTTCGCCGCCGAATATGATCGGCTGCAGGCGGAGCGGGTGGCTGCATTCTCCGAATATGTCGGCGACGTCAACAGCGGCGCCTATCCCGAGGACAGGCACATCGTGCACATGGACCCGGCCGAGCTACGCCTGTTCCTGGACAAGGTCGGCCGGAAGTAG
- a CDS encoding sugar phosphate isomerase/epimerase family protein, with amino-acid sequence MMQAGIFTGYFPYGLEETANKIRGLGFNTVQLDLHFRDVDLSAGHITKDKAKKVRDVFRDHNLPVCCVSGYTNIIHPDKAERDKRVGYLKEIIRNARHFGSPYVISETGTYNTESDWVHHPKNKTEEGFEECRKVIADLAQTAYDHGAVFLLETYVNNVVGSVEETVKMFAQVDHPGLGLLMDPTNYFETHNIDRMDRILNQVFDTLTDKIKIAHAKDVKRSGDDKSEKHADIGDADAMESHTFRGVGEIELPAPGLGSLNYDLYLKRLAEKHPNIPVIIEHLSEDDVPRAKKFLDGKFRANGL; translated from the coding sequence ATGATGCAGGCAGGTATTTTCACGGGCTATTTCCCGTACGGCCTCGAAGAGACGGCAAATAAGATCCGCGGGCTCGGTTTCAACACGGTGCAGCTTGACCTGCATTTTCGGGATGTCGACCTGTCGGCCGGCCATATCACCAAGGACAAGGCGAAGAAGGTGCGCGACGTCTTCCGCGACCACAATCTGCCGGTCTGCTGCGTGTCGGGCTACACCAACATCATCCATCCCGACAAAGCGGAGCGCGACAAGCGCGTCGGCTACCTCAAGGAGATCATCCGCAACGCCCGCCATTTCGGCTCGCCTTACGTGATCTCGGAGACCGGGACCTACAACACCGAATCCGACTGGGTGCATCACCCCAAGAACAAGACCGAGGAAGGGTTCGAGGAATGCCGCAAGGTGATCGCCGACCTCGCGCAGACGGCGTACGACCATGGCGCGGTCTTCCTGCTCGAAACCTATGTCAACAACGTCGTCGGCTCCGTCGAGGAGACGGTGAAGATGTTCGCGCAGGTCGACCATCCCGGCCTTGGCCTGCTGATGGATCCGACCAACTATTTCGAGACCCACAACATAGACCGCATGGACCGGATCCTGAACCAGGTGTTCGACACGCTGACCGACAAGATCAAGATAGCCCACGCCAAGGACGTCAAGCGTTCGGGCGACGACAAGTCGGAGAAGCATGCCGATATCGGTGACGCCGATGCGATGGAAAGCCACACCTTCCGCGGCGTTGGCGAGATCGAACTGCCGGCGCCGGGCCTTGGCTCGCTGAACTACGATCTCTACCTCAAGCGGCTGGCGGAAAAGCATCCGAATATCCCGGTCATCATCGAGCATCTGTCGGAAGACGACGTGCCGCGCGCCAAAAAATTCCTCGACGGCAAATTCCGCGCCAACGGGCTTTGA
- a CDS encoding fatty acid desaturase family protein, producing the protein MGNKRDYSLVGESTRAAIETGLASAEWYHTDVPRKAMKELMQRSDGPAIRDTIIWIAAILGSAAGIVWFWGTWWVVPFLFVYGVLYGSSSDSRWHECGHGAAFRTRWMNDVVYHIASFMLMRNPVQWRWSHARHHTDTIIVGRDAEIAVMRPPDLLKAGLAFTGILDFRYSLPTLVRQAFGTLSDDERSYIPEMEQHKAVVAARWHIAVYVATIAFAIALGSWIPLVLIGLPRLYGTWHMVTTGLLQHIGLADNVIDHRLNTRTVYMNPISRFIYWNMNYHVEHHMFPMVPYHALPKLHELIKHDLPEPNPSMWHAYREVWPVLLRQLKYEDYYLKRELPPTARPYRGEFHEVDMSAAAE; encoded by the coding sequence ATGGGCAACAAGCGCGACTATAGCCTGGTCGGCGAAAGCACGCGGGCCGCGATCGAGACCGGCCTGGCGTCGGCCGAGTGGTACCACACCGACGTGCCGCGCAAGGCGATGAAGGAATTGATGCAGCGCTCGGACGGCCCGGCGATCCGCGACACCATCATCTGGATCGCCGCGATCCTGGGTTCCGCCGCCGGCATCGTCTGGTTCTGGGGCACGTGGTGGGTGGTGCCGTTCCTGTTCGTCTATGGTGTGCTCTACGGCTCGTCGAGCGACTCGCGCTGGCACGAATGCGGTCACGGCGCGGCGTTCCGCACGCGCTGGATGAACGATGTCGTCTACCACATCGCCTCCTTCATGCTGATGCGCAATCCCGTGCAATGGCGCTGGAGCCATGCCCGCCACCACACCGACACCATCATCGTCGGCCGCGACGCGGAGATCGCCGTCATGCGTCCGCCGGACCTGTTGAAGGCGGGACTGGCCTTCACCGGCATTCTCGACTTTCGCTATTCGCTGCCGACGCTGGTGCGCCAGGCCTTTGGCACGCTGTCGGACGACGAGAGGAGCTATATCCCCGAGATGGAGCAACACAAGGCCGTGGTCGCTGCCCGCTGGCACATTGCCGTGTACGTTGCGACGATCGCTTTCGCGATCGCGCTGGGGTCATGGATACCGCTGGTGCTGATCGGCCTGCCGCGCCTCTATGGCACCTGGCACATGGTGACGACAGGCCTGCTGCAGCATATCGGCCTCGCCGACAATGTGATCGACCACCGGCTCAACACCCGCACCGTCTACATGAACCCGATCAGCCGGTTCATCTACTGGAACATGAATTATCACGTCGAGCACCACATGTTCCCGATGGTGCCGTACCACGCGCTGCCCAAGCTGCACGAACTGATCAAGCACGATCTGCCCGAGCCGAACCCGTCAATGTGGCATGCCTATCGCGAGGTCTGGCCGGTCCTGCTCCGGCAGCTGAAATACGAGGATTATTACCTCAAGCGCGAATTGCCGCCGACGGCGAGGCCCTATCGCGGCGAGTTCCACGAGGTCGACATGTCGGCTGCGGCCGAATAG
- a CDS encoding aldose 1-epimerase family protein encodes MVELYGKTLSRRQVAERSGMLSQFAGVRLMTLGDGVERGIRMLEFRTGSGLRFTALVDRALDISDCDFKGQAIGWHSPSGFRHPGLHDYEGESGLAWARSFSGLLVTCGLDHILGREEVPAETYNYPGKKAVTHSLHGRVGTIPARLTGYGERWEGDRCVLWAEGVVQQSAVFGEDLHLIRRIEADVGGNEIRLSDRVVNHGFNRTPHMYFYHINVSHPLLDAGSRYLAPIRDVVWAGHAGERYEAQKVGYRTAPEPQMQFSEQVWQHEMGADGKGEVPVAVVNDRLGLGFEVVTRKDQLPCAYQWQNFQAGQYALGIEPSTHHVLGDLAARERGEMIWLEHGESRAYDSVFRVLDGVGEIAAAEGRICAIARQPQQDYPRPSGNFLGLGA; translated from the coding sequence ATGGTAGAGCTTTACGGCAAGACGCTGTCGCGTCGGCAAGTGGCCGAGCGGTCCGGCATGCTGTCGCAATTCGCCGGCGTGCGGCTGATGACGCTTGGCGACGGCGTCGAGCGCGGCATCCGCATGCTGGAGTTCCGCACCGGCTCGGGCCTGCGCTTCACCGCGCTGGTCGACCGGGCGCTTGATATCTCGGACTGTGACTTCAAGGGCCAGGCGATCGGCTGGCATTCGCCGAGCGGCTTTCGCCATCCCGGCCTGCACGACTATGAGGGGGAGAGCGGGCTCGCCTGGGCGCGCTCCTTCTCCGGCCTGCTCGTTACCTGCGGGCTGGATCACATATTGGGCCGGGAGGAGGTGCCGGCCGAGACCTACAATTATCCGGGCAAGAAAGCCGTCACCCATTCGCTGCACGGTCGCGTCGGCACGATCCCTGCGCGGCTGACCGGCTATGGCGAGCGCTGGGAGGGTGACCGCTGCGTGCTGTGGGCCGAAGGTGTCGTTCAGCAGTCGGCGGTGTTCGGCGAGGATCTGCATCTCATCCGTCGCATCGAGGCCGATGTCGGCGGCAACGAGATCCGGCTTTCCGACCGTGTCGTCAATCACGGCTTCAACCGCACGCCGCATATGTATTTCTACCACATCAATGTCAGCCATCCCTTGCTCGACGCGGGCTCGCGCTATCTGGCGCCGATCCGCGATGTGGTCTGGGCAGGCCATGCCGGCGAGCGCTATGAGGCGCAGAAGGTCGGCTACCGCACGGCGCCGGAACCGCAAATGCAATTCAGCGAGCAGGTCTGGCAGCACGAAATGGGCGCCGACGGGAAGGGCGAGGTGCCGGTGGCTGTCGTCAACGACCGGCTTGGCCTCGGCTTCGAAGTGGTGACGCGCAAGGACCAATTGCCTTGCGCCTATCAATGGCAAAACTTCCAGGCCGGGCAGTATGCGCTGGGCATCGAGCCTTCGACCCATCATGTGCTCGGCGATCTTGCCGCGCGTGAACGCGGCGAGATGATCTGGCTGGAGCATGGCGAAAGCCGGGCCTACGATTCGGTGTTTCGCGTCCTCGATGGCGTCGGGGAGATTGCGGCGGCGGAAGGCAGGATCTGCGCGATCGCCAGGCAGCCGCAGCAGGATTATCCCAGGCCGTCGGGAAATTTTCTGGGATTGGGGGCATGA
- a CDS encoding Gfo/Idh/MocA family protein, which translates to MTAKGFEPDVKVRTKEYRIGCVGAGMIMAECHLAAYHEAGFPVVAIASRTPANAQKVATRWGIPTVHDTPEHLIEDTNVEIIDLAFPPDLQPALIRHALKQKHIKAVLAQKPLALSVEEAVKLRDEAAKAGKILSVNQNMRYDQSMRVLKQIMDSGALGDIVFAQIDMHAIPHWQSFLEDYDRLTLANMSVHHLDVLRFLFGDPDEITTLTRKDPRTKFDHLDGITISTLRFPSGVLALSLEDVWSGPRQDGYKDDQHINWRVDGTKGVAKGTIGWPTGAASTLTYASSETTGGEWVSPSWETMWFPHAFIGVMEQLQHAVKAGTPPALSVADNVKTMALVEAGYRSMAEGRTVKLSEIAI; encoded by the coding sequence ATGACAGCCAAAGGCTTCGAGCCGGACGTGAAGGTCCGCACCAAGGAATACAGGATCGGCTGCGTCGGCGCCGGCATGATCATGGCCGAGTGCCATCTCGCCGCCTATCACGAAGCGGGCTTTCCGGTCGTGGCGATCGCCTCGCGTACTCCCGCCAATGCGCAAAAGGTCGCGACACGCTGGGGCATCCCGACCGTGCACGACACGCCGGAACATCTGATCGAGGACACCAACGTCGAGATCATCGACCTGGCCTTTCCGCCCGACCTGCAGCCGGCGCTGATCCGCCATGCGCTGAAGCAGAAGCACATCAAGGCTGTTCTGGCGCAGAAGCCCTTGGCGCTGTCGGTCGAGGAAGCCGTCAAGCTGCGCGACGAGGCGGCGAAGGCCGGCAAGATCCTCTCGGTCAACCAGAACATGCGCTACGACCAGTCGATGCGCGTCTTGAAGCAGATCATGGACAGCGGCGCGCTGGGCGACATTGTCTTCGCCCAGATCGACATGCACGCCATCCCGCACTGGCAGAGCTTTCTCGAGGATTACGACCGGCTGACGCTCGCCAATATGAGCGTGCATCATCTCGACGTGCTGCGTTTCCTGTTTGGCGATCCCGATGAGATCACGACACTCACGCGGAAAGACCCGCGCACCAAATTCGACCATCTGGACGGCATCACCATCTCGACGCTGCGCTTCCCGTCAGGCGTTCTCGCCTTGTCGCTGGAGGATGTCTGGTCCGGCCCGCGCCAGGACGGTTACAAGGACGACCAGCACATCAACTGGCGCGTCGACGGCACCAAGGGTGTCGCCAAGGGCACGATCGGCTGGCCGACGGGTGCTGCCTCGACGCTGACTTATGCCTCGTCCGAGACCACCGGCGGCGAATGGGTCAGCCCGAGCTGGGAGACGATGTGGTTCCCGCATGCTTTCATCGGCGTGATGGAGCAGCTGCAGCACGCGGTGAAGGCCGGCACGCCGCCGGCGCTGTCCGTTGCCGACAACGTCAAGACCATGGCGCTGGTCGAAGCGGGCTACCGCTCGATGGCGGAAGGTCGCACGGTCAAGCTTTCCGAAATCGCTATCTGA
- a CDS encoding extracellular solute-binding protein, protein MSDLIRISRRRLLASGGKAAVFVAATGIAPQFIRPGRAYAADALAPGMIGGPTGFEGAERYQYGADTPEGRAIEAAKALKGAGKAPAKIVLGLSDGSIGQLTQPFPAGAPSIKELWEKETGIPIEIVGLPNGQEFTKTMQDISTKGGAYDIYSTEWNRLGDLAETGGIAKLDDFVAQYKPEWDDPKTGYVDGAKGVSLLNKYRGSNYGVSLDGDFQTWVYRTDLFGDAAEQKAFKDKYGYDLAPPKTWKQHGDIAAFFQRPDKGLFGSTDLRNQGWGYTNWYQRYVSMASPNQFLFGDDGKPLINSEHGIAATNEYVESLFHHSPDAISWGWPEQYGNFAKGGAAMTCAFSNLPKFLDNAGNKDSQVTGKIGSMLPPGREIDGKLISRSVLWFSLTGMVSSQSKNQEVAYLLLQWLGSARIYAWMSANPGGYLDPFRLSDFSDPLVRQTYHAYHMDVVRETVARTVPTINYPGATAFHNALDENLMASLTKAKTAEQAMADTETEWKKIARRIGEDKLLEAIRTNKEAWPTVLDPIS, encoded by the coding sequence ATGTCTGATCTGATCCGCATCTCGCGACGCCGGTTGCTGGCGTCTGGAGGAAAGGCGGCGGTGTTCGTTGCCGCCACGGGTATCGCGCCGCAATTCATTCGTCCCGGCCGCGCCTATGCCGCCGACGCACTGGCGCCGGGCATGATCGGCGGCCCAACCGGCTTCGAGGGCGCCGAGCGCTACCAGTATGGTGCCGACACGCCGGAAGGCCGCGCCATCGAGGCGGCCAAGGCGCTGAAGGGGGCCGGCAAGGCGCCGGCGAAGATCGTGCTCGGCCTGTCGGACGGCTCGATCGGCCAGCTGACGCAGCCTTTCCCGGCCGGCGCGCCGTCGATCAAGGAATTGTGGGAAAAGGAAACCGGTATCCCGATCGAAATCGTCGGCCTGCCGAACGGCCAGGAATTCACCAAGACGATGCAGGACATCTCCACCAAGGGTGGGGCCTATGACATCTATTCGACCGAATGGAACCGCCTCGGCGACCTCGCCGAAACCGGCGGTATCGCCAAACTCGACGACTTCGTCGCCCAGTACAAGCCGGAGTGGGACGATCCCAAGACCGGCTATGTCGACGGCGCCAAGGGCGTGTCGCTGCTCAACAAATATCGCGGCTCGAACTATGGCGTGTCGCTGGACGGCGACTTCCAGACCTGGGTCTACCGCACCGACCTGTTCGGCGACGCAGCCGAGCAAAAGGCTTTCAAGGACAAATACGGCTACGACCTGGCACCGCCGAAGACCTGGAAGCAGCACGGCGATATCGCCGCCTTCTTCCAGCGCCCGGACAAGGGCCTGTTCGGCTCGACCGACCTGCGCAACCAGGGCTGGGGCTACACCAACTGGTATCAGCGCTATGTCTCGATGGCCTCGCCCAACCAGTTCCTGTTTGGCGATGACGGCAAGCCGCTGATCAATTCAGAGCACGGTATCGCCGCCACCAACGAATATGTCGAATCGCTCTTCCATCACTCGCCGGATGCGATCTCGTGGGGCTGGCCGGAGCAGTATGGCAATTTCGCCAAGGGCGGTGCGGCGATGACCTGCGCCTTCTCCAACTTGCCGAAATTCCTCGACAATGCCGGCAATAAGGATTCCCAGGTCACCGGCAAGATCGGCTCGATGCTGCCGCCCGGCCGCGAGATCGACGGCAAGCTGATCAGCCGCTCCGTGCTGTGGTTCTCGCTGACCGGCATGGTCTCGTCGCAGTCGAAAAACCAGGAGGTCGCCTATCTTCTGCTGCAATGGCTGGGCTCGGCCCGCATCTACGCCTGGATGAGCGCCAACCCCGGCGGCTATCTCGATCCGTTCCGGCTGTCGGATTTCTCCGATCCGCTGGTGCGGCAGACCTATCATGCCTATCACATGGATGTGGTGCGCGAGACGGTCGCCCGCACGGTGCCGACCATCAACTATCCCGGCGCCACCGCCTTCCACAACGCGCTCGACGAAAACCTCATGGCCTCGCTGACCAAGGCCAAGACCGCTGAACAAGCGATGGCCGACACAGAGACCGAGTGGAAGAAGATCGCCCGGCGCATTGGCGAGGACAAATTGCTTGAAGCCATCAGAACCAACAAGGAGGCCTGGCCGACCGTTCTTGATCCGATCAGCTGA
- a CDS encoding carbohydrate ABC transporter permease: MKRSVPFEIFRYAAILAAMAVTLVPILWMVSMAFKPIAEWSATGADLTWWPKNPTLSNFQFVFGESTNSLIVALDRTALKPILSSLLSAVFGTAIAMSAGTAAAYGLSRFGSGQNLPLALIQLRLFPPMAVMIPVMIMWAFLNFTDSWWGLALIYGIVTLPFAFWLMKTFFDDMPREIEEAALVEGCSRLRVFTRITLPMMRAPLASAALFVFILNWSDYLIALLLTTREWVTIPVYMASLSSSMTGQLYGAKAALGLIAAVPPVIMGIAIQRHLVRGLTFGALKQ; the protein is encoded by the coding sequence ATGAAGCGTTCCGTTCCTTTCGAGATATTCCGCTACGCCGCGATCCTCGCGGCGATGGCGGTGACGCTGGTGCCGATCCTGTGGATGGTGTCGATGGCCTTCAAGCCGATCGCCGAATGGTCGGCGACCGGTGCCGACCTGACATGGTGGCCGAAGAACCCGACGCTCAGCAATTTCCAGTTCGTGTTCGGTGAGTCCACCAACAGCCTGATCGTGGCGCTCGACCGCACCGCGCTGAAGCCGATCCTGTCTTCGCTGCTGTCGGCGGTGTTCGGCACGGCCATCGCCATGTCGGCGGGTACGGCGGCCGCCTACGGACTGTCGCGTTTCGGCTCCGGACAGAACCTGCCGCTGGCACTGATCCAGCTCAGGCTGTTTCCGCCGATGGCGGTGATGATCCCGGTGATGATCATGTGGGCTTTCCTGAACTTCACCGACAGTTGGTGGGGCCTTGCGCTGATCTACGGCATCGTCACCTTGCCGTTCGCCTTCTGGCTGATGAAGACCTTCTTCGACGACATGCCGCGAGAGATCGAGGAGGCGGCTCTGGTCGAAGGCTGCTCGCGGCTGCGCGTCTTCACCCGCATCACGCTGCCGATGATGCGCGCGCCGCTCGCCAGTGCGGCCCTCTTCGTCTTCATCCTCAACTGGTCGGACTATCTGATCGCGCTGCTTTTGACGACGCGCGAATGGGTGACGATCCCGGTCTACATGGCGTCGCTGTCGTCCTCGATGACAGGCCAGCTCTATGGCGCCAAGGCAGCGCTCGGCCTGATCGCCGCCGTGCCGCCGGTGATCATGGGCATCGCCATCCAGCGCCATCTGGTGCGCGGGCTGACATTCGGGGCGCTCAAGCAATGA
- a CDS encoding ABC transporter ATP-binding protein — protein MADIVFRNVTKRYGNTLAVDDASFTVNDNEFFCFFGPPLSGKSTILRLVLGLETPDSGDILIGGRPVNAVSPAERNVAMVFQNLALFPHMSALDNVRFPLVERGVAELQIKKRVADVAAKLHIGHILHKPPAQLSGGERQRVAIARALVRDPNAYLMDDPISALDARLREETRVELKRIQRELGKTLIYVTHDQEEAMSIADRIAILENGSIRQIGAPAEIYDRPASTYVARLLGSPVMNILKSARGEGGVEAAEGTIRIADKAAPVDAVEIGLRPEDIKVNPWPNDGKEGGGSGRPARVFEVEPLGGYTVVTLAAGQARLKALLRGQPDIRPDAMVAISCEPARVHYFGQSGGALAR, from the coding sequence ATGGCTGACATCGTCTTTCGCAATGTGACCAAGCGCTACGGCAACACGCTCGCCGTCGACGATGCCTCGTTCACCGTCAACGACAATGAGTTCTTCTGTTTCTTCGGGCCGCCGCTGTCGGGCAAGTCGACGATCCTGCGCCTGGTGCTCGGGCTGGAGACGCCTGATAGCGGAGACATCCTGATCGGCGGCAGACCGGTCAACGCGGTGTCGCCGGCCGAGCGCAATGTGGCGATGGTGTTCCAGAATCTGGCGCTGTTCCCGCATATGAGCGCGCTCGACAATGTGCGCTTTCCTCTGGTCGAGCGCGGAGTCGCCGAGCTCCAGATCAAAAAGCGGGTCGCCGATGTCGCGGCCAAGCTGCATATCGGCCACATCCTGCACAAGCCGCCGGCGCAGCTTTCTGGCGGCGAGCGGCAGCGCGTGGCGATCGCGCGGGCGCTGGTGCGCGACCCCAATGCCTATCTGATGGACGATCCGATCTCGGCTCTCGATGCGCGGCTGCGCGAGGAAACACGCGTCGAGCTGAAGCGCATCCAGCGCGAGCTCGGCAAGACCCTGATCTATGTCACCCACGACCAGGAAGAGGCGATGTCGATCGCCGATCGCATCGCCATACTGGAGAACGGCAGCATCCGACAGATCGGCGCGCCGGCCGAGATCTATGATCGTCCTGCCAGCACCTATGTGGCACGGCTGCTCGGTTCGCCTGTCATGAACATCCTGAAATCGGCGCGCGGCGAGGGCGGCGTCGAGGCGGCCGAAGGCACGATCCGGATTGCCGACAAGGCTGCGCCCGTTGATGCCGTCGAGATCGGGCTCAGGCCCGAAGACATCAAGGTTAACCCATGGCCCAATGATGGAAAAGAAGGCGGGGGTTCGGGCCGCCCGGCGCGCGTGTTCGAGGTCGAGCCGCTTGGCGGCTACACCGTGGTGACACTCGCCGCCGGGCAGGCGCGGCTGAAGGCGCTGCTGCGCGGCCAACCTGACATCAGGCCTGACGCTATGGTGGCGATATCCTGCGAGCCGGCCCGCGTGCATTATTTCGGGCAAAGCGGAGGCGCGTTGGCGAGATGA